The genomic segment CCCGTCGTTCAGCCGCTGCAATTGCCATGGTGACTACGTTATTATTAAGTAGCCACAGCTTTGCTGCATCTGAAAAAACTGAGCGAGTTGACCCTCGTAATGAAGCTTATGCAAAAGAGCATGCTGATCAATATGAATCATGGCGCTCTACCTCTGACAGCGTACAAATTGAAGATGCGTTAGCCGAAGACCCAAATATGGTGATCATGTGGGCAGGTTATGGTTTTGCTAAAGACTATAACAAAGCACGTGGCCACTTTTATGCGATTGATGATGTAAGACAAACCCTCCGTACTGCAGGCCCTACCGATGAAAACTCTGGTCCAATGCCAATGGCATGTTGGAGCTGTAAAAGCCCTGATGTTGGCCGTGTAATCGAAGAGAAAGGCGAAGATGGCTATTTCTCAGGTAAATGGGCGCGTCTAGGGAGTGAAATTCAAAACCCGATTGGCTGTGCCGATTGTCATGACACTCGTAGTGAAGGCTTTAAAAATGGCGAACCCGCTTTAGCGATTACTAAACCTCATGTTGAACGTGCAATGGATGTAATTGGTAAACCTTTTGGGGATCAATCTCGTTTAGATCAACAAGCTGCTGTTTGTGGTCAATGTCACGTTGAATACTACTTCACAGGAAAAACCAAAGCCGTCAAATTCCCTTGGGATAAAGGCACCACGGTTGATGAAATGGAAGAGTACTATGACGAAATTGGCTTTAAAGACTGGACACATAAAGTATCTAAAGCGCCAATGCTAAAAGCACAACATCCAGGTTATGAAACTTGGCGTGATGGTATCCATGGAAAAAACAACGTAACTTGTGTTGATTGCCATATGCCAAAAGTGAAAAAAGAAGATGGCACCATTTATACTGATCATAAAGTCGGTAACCCATTCGATCGCTTTGAAGATACCTGTGCAAACTGTCACACACAATCTAAAGAAATGCTACAAGGTGTTGTTGCTAGTCGTAAAGCACAAGTACTTAAAATGAAGCTAACCGCTGAACGTCAAATCGTGGCCGCTCACTTTGAAGCTGGGGCTGCATGGGATGCTGGTGCAACTGAAAAAGAAATGGAGCCAATCCTACAAGATATTCGTCATGCACAATGGCGCTGGGATTATGCGATTGCTTCACATGGTGTTCATATGCATGCACCTGAAGTTGCTCTAGAAGTATTAGGGACTGCGGTTGATAAAGCGGCAGATGCTCGTACCAAACTGATCCGTCTACTAGCGAAAAAAGGGATTACGGACCCTATCGCTATACCAGATATTTCAACCAAAGCGGCGGCACAAAAAGCATTGGGTATGGATATGAAAGGTATGGAAGCTGAGAAGAAACACTTCTTAGAAACCGTGGTTCCTCAATGGGAAAACCAAGCAAAAGAACGTGAATCAACCGATTATGCACCAATAAAATAATCGTCAAATAAAGAGCTAAATCTCATTAGCTAAGTACCAATAAAAAAGCCGACACTTCAACCTTTGAAGTGTCGGCTTTTTCATATCTTTAACTCTTTAACTCTTTAACTCTTTAACTAGCGACGAGCCTGCATTAATTGCTTCGCTTGGTTAATTGAATTAATAATAGTGACTCTATCTACATCAACTCTTTCTGAATCTAAAATCTTCTGCCAAGCATTAATCGCTTTTTGATAACGGAACGTCACAAAATGATCGGAAGCAATTAAGGTTAATGCCGCTTGGTTATACTCATCAAGCTCTAATGCTTTATTAAGTAAAGTTTGTATCTCTTCATTAATGATTTGAGAATGTGCGTAATACTGAGTTGTTGCTTTTGCAGCGTATTGATTTGCTGTTGGCTCATCAGAGAGGCGCAGTGCATAATCAAAACAAATGTTCGCGTTATTAAACTCACCATTTAGTAAGTAGCCTTGACCAATTTCAAACCATAGATCAGCATTATTTGGTGATAATTTTAATTGGTCTTCTAAATACCGCATTTTATCGTCATACGATAATGGGCCTAAAGGCTCAGTAATCACTTTATTATTAACCGCAAATTTTTCTGGTCGTAGACCCGATGAGAAAATTACTATAATACTAATGACAACGATAAAAATCATCCAAACAGGATTAAGTGATGTAGCATGACTACGGCTAAAAAACCACCACAAAACAGCACCTATAAGAACAAAACTCAGTAACATCATTATTATCATATTTTTTACTCTAGTAAAAATTTGTCGCGATCGTAATTCAAATTCATGATTACCGCAATGATCATCATCAGATGTCAGAAGATCATAACCAAAAAAAACCTCCAAATTGGAGGTTAAATATTATCTATAACAAACGATTAATTTGGTGGAAGTAGTTTCATTCCAATACCAATTCGTGTTTGGTCATGATCATAATCAATTAATGTTTCACCATACCCTGTCCAAACTTGAGTATAAAAACCAACAAATTTGTTTATATTCAATGTGTAACCTGCTTCTATGCCGCCTTTATTAGTACTGAAGTTATGATGAAAACGCGTATTAAATGTACCTACTTCATTACCCATTTTAATCCAAACGTCATAGTCGCCTAAAAAATCAGTGATATCTTCATTATTTTCTTCATCTTTGAATACATACCAACCTCTAATACCATACTGTATTGGTCCATCTAATCGCTCTAGCGCCCCATACATACGATCCCAGCTACGTGATAGGCTGGTTGTTTGCCCATTTGACTCATGCATATAGCCAATTTCAGCGCTATTAAATAACAACATATTTGATTGATGCATCAAGAAAAACTGAGGTTTATAATTTGTTTCTCTAAACGGTGACGATATATCGTTATTCGCTAATTGCCACAAAGATTTTTGAGTATAAGAGAACATTAAAGAAGTACTTTGATTAATTGGCATTATTGGAACAGCCAAAGAAAACTGAAATTTCACTTCAATTTGCTGTAAACCATCGGCATCTTCAAACCCACCATCAATATAAGTTTGTTTATTAATGTCGTTGGTATAACTGCCTAATAAATAACTGTCTTCATAACCGTGAATACGATTTAACTCTTTTGCTGATGTCATCACGGGTATCGCCAATGCAATCAATAGCATCCATTTTTTCATAATTGACCTTTTGTCAGTAACTTGCCTTTTTCATATATAAGCAAAATGCATACCTACATTACATTTTATATAACTTAACTATTTTATATCGATTTTACGACTGGCTTTTTGATATTGAATTCTCCAGCCAGACCAAGGAGGGATTTCCCATCTTTTCACATCTCCTTTTCTTCCACCTTTTCTATATGTTAGTAAAACTCGTTTACTTTGTGGGAAATAATCAACAGATAAGGTTAAATCAGGCAATATTACTGTTTGTGGGTATTTCGTTAAAAAATCATCTAATTCCCACTCAGGGATTCCATTAAAGACAAAATCGGATTCATCAAACAATGCTAGATCATCCAAAGACGTTACGCCTAATTCAGTTAATTGTTGCGTAAACCAAGATTCAAACGTTATAGTTTTATCTGATTTATTGCCATTTAATTGGCAATAAAGCAACCAAGCGGCAATTTCTCCCTCTTTTTTCTCTTTTAACTGTGGAAATAAATATCCTTCTTTTACTTGAGAAACAATTGCAGGAATAGCATCCTTTTCAGACGGTTCAACATACTCCGTTTTTAGTTTACGGCTCGCATAATAATATTCATGAGCAATTTTAATATTTTCCTTATCACTAATACACTCGCCCAGACGACACTCAGCAAGTCCTGCCTCTATTATCCATAATATATTGATAGGAGATAAAACTGTTCCAATGGTAAGAGTTTGCTTACTACCTCTACCAGGAAGAGAAAACTGATCAAAAACAATAGCTGCTTCATGTGTCGATAAGAAATGGCTATTACGTCCAAGAACCACTTCCAAATAACCATTACCAAAAGCTTCTCGGCGTTTCTCTCGACGAACAAAAACTAACTCAGGCAACTTAGAGATAATTTGAATTAATACTTCTTCTCTTTTTAAACGGCTACTTACCTCTAGAACTGGCAATTCTAATTCCGTTCTAATTTGTATAGCTAACGTTTGTGCCTCTTTACGTAATTCATTGTCAATATTTAATCCATGGCACTCATGTCCGCGAATAATTGAAACTAGTGTAATTAAATCACACGATTGAGGATTCCAACGTAAAAACTCATCTAAAGCAATATCGGATTTAGATATTGAGAACAGTTTATTTGAGACAGAAAGTGCAGCAACTAAATCAACCACGGTTTCTTTCTCTGCTTTACCCTCTATTGCAGAAATCAGATGAGAAAACAGTGTATCGATTGGTAATGGAAATAAGCGTAAACCATAATCTGTAATGTTCAATTCTGAATTAATGGCCCCTATTTTCTGTAATTTTTCTTCAGCTATTCGGAGTGATTTTTCTGGTAAAGGTTCTAAAAATACTAGACCTCGCAAAACGGAATCACAACTTGCAGCAGCAAGAACCGTCTCAACTAACTCATCTCTCTGTAGTTCAGGAGGTGTCATTCTATCAAGCGGTGCATGTTCACCATATAAGCGGATCGCTTGCCCTTCTTGAGTTCGCCCAGCCCGACCTGAACGTTGTTGTGCACTTGCTTTAGATATGGATTGCAATGACAGTGTTGTTCGCCCATTTCTTTGCTGTGTTCTTCGTTCAAGTCCTGAATCAATAACCACTGTAACATTTGGAATAGTAAGAGAGGTTTCAGCTACATTGGTTGAAAATATAATTCGTTGCTGCTGAGATGGCGCTAAAGCTTGCTGCCTAAGGGGATCAGATACGCCTGCAAATAATGGAAGAACTAGACAATGTGGAAATTTGGCCGAAGCACTTTGAATACATTGTGTGATCTCTTTTTTTCCTGGTAGAAATACAAGAATATCACCGGCCTCACCTAACTGAATGACAGATTCTATCGTCTTAATAATACGCGCCTCCAACTCCTTGTCAGACGGCATCTTCTGAGCGTGTTCAGCATCATACGATAAATTAACAGCAAATTGTCGGCCTTCAGCCATCAGTAATTCAGCATCAATATAAGCGGCTAATGACTGACTATCCATGGTGGCTGACGTTAAAATTAAACGATGTTTCTTATACGAATTAAGTAAAGACAACAAAAGATCAGTATCCCAACGTCGCTCATGAAATTCATCAATCATGACCAAATCAAATGTCGCTAGTTTATCTTCCATAAACCATTTTAAAGCAATACCAGGAGTGACAAAAACAACTCGACTTTCTTCACTATATTTAATATCAAGTTTAATCGCATAACCAATTTCCTTCCCTAACGTACAAGATTCTTGTAACGCTAAATATTCAGCAAGAGCTGTGCAGGCAATTCGTCTTGGCTCAATCACCAAGACTCGACCATGTTCAGCCGCCCATAAAGGAAGATGCGTTGATTTACCTGATCCGGTTTCAGATTGAACAACCACATTTTTATGTAAAATAGAAGACGAAAACTTAGAGTAAATCGCATTAATTGGTAACAAAAACATATAAACCGAAAAATAATAGAATATTTCACTACTCTATCGGATTTGATTGATAAAAACATGACTGTATTCGCATTTTATTTTCATTCACACTTTGATATTTTCGTTAAGTAGGCATAGGATCTGTGGTTCATTCTTGATTTGAAGAAGCATAACAATGAATAACAACAAACGTCCTCTATATATCCCTTATGCTGGTCCAGCACTTCTAAGTACTCCTCTGCTAAACAAAGGCAGCGCTTTTAGTACAACTGAACGTAAATATTTTAACTTAGAAGGCTTACTTCCTGAAGCTATCGAAAGCATCGAAGAGCAAACAGGCCGTGCTTATAAGCAATACCAAAGCTTTGAAAATGATATGGACAAGCATATCTATCTTCGTAATATTCAAGACACAAATGAAACGTTATTTTATCGCTTAGTACAAAATCATATCAGCGAAATGATGCCTATTATTTACACACCAACCGTTGGTGCTGCGTGTGAAAACTTCTCAAACATCTATCGTCGTGGTCGTGGTTTATTTATCTCTTATGAGAACAAAAACCGCATTGATGACCTCCTAAATAATGCAACAAACCAAAACGTAAAAGTAATTGTTGTTACTGATGGTGAGCGTATTCTTGGTCTTGGTGATCAAGGTATCGGCGGTATGGGTATTCCTATTGGTAAATTGGCACTGTACACCGCGTGTGGTGGTATTAGCCCTGCTCATACATTACCTATCGTTCTTGATGTAGGGACTAATAACCCTCAACGTCTTGCTGACCCAATGTACATGGGCTGGCGTCACCCTCGTATTACTGGTGACGAATATAAAGATTTCGTTGAAGACTTCATTCAAGCTGTTCAACGTCGTTGGCCTCAAGCTCTTGTTCAGTTTGAAGATTTTGCACAAAAAAATGCAATGCCTTTACTTGAGCGTTACAAAAATCGTATCTGTTGTTTTAATGATGATATTCAAGGTACTGCTGCGGTTACTGTTGGTTCACTACTTGCAGCCTGTAAAGCGGCGGGCAGTTCATTAGCACAGCAACGTGTTACCTTCTTAGGTGCAGGCTCTGCGGGTTGTGGTATTGCTGAAGCCATTATTGCTCAAATGGTATCTGAAGGTATTTCTGATGCTCAGGCGCGCTCGCAAGTGTACATGGTTGATCGTTGGGGCTTATTACAAGAAGGCATGCCAAACCTACTTGATTTCCAACAACGCCTAGTGCAAAAAACTGAAAATACAAAAGAATGGACATCTGAAGAGCCAAACTACTCACTTGTTGATGTTATGCGCAATGCTAAACCAACCGTTCTAATTGGTGTTTCTGGAGCTCCTGGTTTATTCAGCAAAGAAGTTATCCAAGAGATGCATAAACACTGTGAACGCCCTATTGTGTTCCCATTATCAAACCCAACAAGTCGTGTTGAAGCAACACCGAATGACATTATTCGCTGGACTGATGGACAAGCATTAGTGGCAACAGGTAGCCCATTTGATCCTGTTACACATAATGGTCAAACTTACCCAATTGCACAATGTAACAACAGCTTTATCTTCCCTGGTATTGGTCTAGGTGTTTTAGCAATTAAAGCGACTCGTGTTTCTGATGAAATGCTACAAGAATCAAGCCGTGCATTAGCAGAGTGTTCCCCTCTTGCTATTAATGGTTCTGGTGCGCTTCTACCACCATTGGAAGAGATCCACACAGTATCA from the Aliivibrio wodanis genome contains:
- the sfcA gene encoding NAD-dependent malic enzyme; its protein translation is MNNNKRPLYIPYAGPALLSTPLLNKGSAFSTTERKYFNLEGLLPEAIESIEEQTGRAYKQYQSFENDMDKHIYLRNIQDTNETLFYRLVQNHISEMMPIIYTPTVGAACENFSNIYRRGRGLFISYENKNRIDDLLNNATNQNVKVIVVTDGERILGLGDQGIGGMGIPIGKLALYTACGGISPAHTLPIVLDVGTNNPQRLADPMYMGWRHPRITGDEYKDFVEDFIQAVQRRWPQALVQFEDFAQKNAMPLLERYKNRICCFNDDIQGTAAVTVGSLLAACKAAGSSLAQQRVTFLGAGSAGCGIAEAIIAQMVSEGISDAQARSQVYMVDRWGLLQEGMPNLLDFQQRLVQKTENTKEWTSEEPNYSLVDVMRNAKPTVLIGVSGAPGLFSKEVIQEMHKHCERPIVFPLSNPTSRVEATPNDIIRWTDGQALVATGSPFDPVTHNGQTYPIAQCNNSFIFPGIGLGVLAIKATRVSDEMLQESSRALAECSPLAINGSGALLPPLEEIHTVSKKIAFAVAKKAIEQGYALEITDEALHQKIDQYFWKPVYRRYKRTAF
- a CDS encoding phospholipase A1 precursor, whose product is MKKWMLLIALAIPVMTSAKELNRIHGYEDSYLLGSYTNDINKQTYIDGGFEDADGLQQIEVKFQFSLAVPIMPINQSTSLMFSYTQKSLWQLANNDISSPFRETNYKPQFFLMHQSNMLLFNSAEIGYMHESNGQTTSLSRSWDRMYGALERLDGPIQYGIRGWYVFKDEENNEDITDFLGDYDVWIKMGNEVGTFNTRFHHNFSTNKGGIEAGYTLNINKFVGFYTQVWTGYGETLIDYDHDQTRIGIGMKLLPPN
- the nrfA gene encoding cytochrome c-552 precursor (ammonia-forming cytochrome nitrite reductase) (cytochrome C nitrite reductase) translates to MKKQWTRRSAAAIAMVTTLLLSSHSFAASEKTERVDPRNEAYAKEHADQYESWRSTSDSVQIEDALAEDPNMVIMWAGYGFAKDYNKARGHFYAIDDVRQTLRTAGPTDENSGPMPMACWSCKSPDVGRVIEEKGEDGYFSGKWARLGSEIQNPIGCADCHDTRSEGFKNGEPALAITKPHVERAMDVIGKPFGDQSRLDQQAAVCGQCHVEYYFTGKTKAVKFPWDKGTTVDEMEEYYDEIGFKDWTHKVSKAPMLKAQHPGYETWRDGIHGKNNVTCVDCHMPKVKKEDGTIYTDHKVGNPFDRFEDTCANCHTQSKEMLQGVVASRKAQVLKMKLTAERQIVAAHFEAGAAWDAGATEKEMEPILQDIRHAQWRWDYAIASHGVHMHAPEVALEVLGTAVDKAADARTKLIRLLAKKGITDPIAIPDISTKAAAQKALGMDMKGMEAEKKHFLETVVPQWENQAKERESTDYAPIK
- the nrfG gene encoding putative formate-dependent nitrite reductase complex NrfG subunit, producing the protein MIIMMLLSFVLIGAVLWWFFSRSHATSLNPVWMIFIVVISIIVIFSSGLRPEKFAVNNKVITEPLGPLSYDDKMRYLEDQLKLSPNNADLWFEIGQGYLLNGEFNNANICFDYALRLSDEPTANQYAAKATTQYYAHSQIINEEIQTLLNKALELDEYNQAALTLIASDHFVTFRYQKAINAWQKILDSERVDVDRVTIINSINQAKQLMQARR
- a CDS encoding putative ATP-dependent helicase produces the protein MFLLPINAIYSKFSSSILHKNVVVQSETGSGKSTHLPLWAAEHGRVLVIEPRRIACTALAEYLALQESCTLGKEIGYAIKLDIKYSEESRVVFVTPGIALKWFMEDKLATFDLVMIDEFHERRWDTDLLLSLLNSYKKHRLILTSATMDSQSLAAYIDAELLMAEGRQFAVNLSYDAEHAQKMPSDKELEARIIKTIESVIQLGEAGDILVFLPGKKEITQCIQSASAKFPHCLVLPLFAGVSDPLRQQALAPSQQQRIIFSTNVAETSLTIPNVTVVIDSGLERRTQQRNGRTTLSLQSISKASAQQRSGRAGRTQEGQAIRLYGEHAPLDRMTPPELQRDELVETVLAAASCDSVLRGLVFLEPLPEKSLRIAEEKLQKIGAINSELNITDYGLRLFPLPIDTLFSHLISAIEGKAEKETVVDLVAALSVSNKLFSISKSDIALDEFLRWNPQSCDLITLVSIIRGHECHGLNIDNELRKEAQTLAIQIRTELELPVLEVSSRLKREEVLIQIISKLPELVFVRREKRREAFGNGYLEVVLGRNSHFLSTHEAAIVFDQFSLPGRGSKQTLTIGTVLSPINILWIIEAGLAECRLGECISDKENIKIAHEYYYASRKLKTEYVEPSEKDAIPAIVSQVKEGYLFPQLKEKKEGEIAAWLLYCQLNGNKSDKTITFESWFTQQLTELGVTSLDDLALFDESDFVFNGIPEWELDDFLTKYPQTVILPDLTLSVDYFPQSKRVLLTYRKGGRKGDVKRWEIPPWSGWRIQYQKASRKIDIK